A portion of the Leptospira barantonii genome contains these proteins:
- a CDS encoding ammonium transporter — protein MRWYIILILALLTTGLFAQETPVTETVAPTPDPAITAVSDDIATLRSEINWLWTCIAAFMVFFMQAGFAYVEAGFTRAKNVVNILMKNFIDFCLGSIFFWLLGFSIMFGPQLFPGFGIGMPGLAENLIVKDGVPDKWGFAFFIFQMVFAGTAATIVSGAMAERTKFVSYIVFSVLMTALVYPFFGSLAWAGLWGLGKGFLEQQGFIDFAGSTVVHSVGGWAGLAGALILGPRIGKYQDGKLFPILGHNMSMAALGVFILWFGWFGFNPGSTTSVNGGNFAVIAVTTNMAAVSGALASMIVTWIMFKKPDIGLSLNGALAGLVAITAPCANVSISSAVIIGFIAGILVVLSVLFFDRIHIDDPVGAVSVHGVCGAWGTLAAGLFAQENYGGVNGLFFGGELSVVLTQLTGIGIAFVWSFGVSSIIFLVLKYTLGLRVSEDEEITGLDILEHGNEAYPISK, from the coding sequence ATGCGTTGGTATATTATTTTAATCCTCGCCTTGTTGACCACGGGACTCTTTGCCCAAGAAACACCCGTAACCGAAACCGTCGCTCCTACACCGGACCCCGCGATCACAGCGGTGAGCGATGACATTGCAACGTTAAGGTCCGAGATCAATTGGCTCTGGACTTGTATCGCCGCATTTATGGTCTTTTTTATGCAGGCCGGATTCGCTTACGTGGAAGCCGGTTTTACCCGCGCGAAAAACGTAGTGAACATCTTGATGAAGAACTTCATAGACTTTTGTCTGGGTTCCATCTTCTTTTGGTTGCTCGGATTTTCGATCATGTTCGGTCCTCAACTGTTTCCGGGTTTCGGAATCGGTATGCCCGGTCTTGCGGAGAATCTGATCGTTAAGGACGGAGTTCCCGACAAGTGGGGATTCGCATTCTTTATCTTTCAGATGGTGTTTGCCGGAACCGCCGCGACGATCGTTTCGGGTGCGATGGCGGAACGGACCAAGTTCGTTTCTTATATCGTCTTTTCGGTTTTGATGACCGCACTCGTATATCCGTTCTTCGGTAGTCTTGCTTGGGCGGGTCTTTGGGGACTCGGCAAAGGATTTTTAGAACAACAAGGTTTTATAGACTTTGCGGGTTCCACCGTGGTTCACTCGGTCGGAGGTTGGGCCGGTCTTGCGGGCGCTTTGATTCTCGGGCCTCGGATCGGTAAATACCAGGACGGAAAATTATTTCCGATTCTCGGTCACAACATGTCGATGGCCGCGCTTGGTGTTTTTATTCTTTGGTTTGGTTGGTTCGGATTCAATCCGGGTTCCACAACCTCGGTCAACGGAGGAAACTTCGCGGTGATCGCGGTGACTACGAATATGGCCGCGGTTTCCGGAGCCTTGGCTTCGATGATCGTCACTTGGATCATGTTCAAAAAACCTGATATAGGTCTTTCGTTAAACGGCGCGTTAGCCGGTCTTGTCGCGATCACGGCTCCTTGTGCGAACGTGAGTATTTCTTCAGCGGTGATCATCGGTTTTATCGCGGGAATTCTCGTGGTGTTAAGCGTGTTGTTCTTCGATAGAATTCACATCGACGATCCTGTCGGAGCGGTTTCCGTTCACGGCGTTTGCGGCGCTTGGGGAACTCTTGCGGCCGGCTTGTTCGCTCAGGAGAATTACGGCGGAGTCAACGGTCTCTTTTTCGGAGGAGAATTGAGCGTCGTTCTGACTCAGTTGACCGGAATCGGAATCGCGTTCGTTTGGTCCTTCGGTGTAAGTTCGATCATCTTTTTGGTTTTGAAATACACTCTCGGTCTTCGGGTTTCCGAGGATGAAGAAATCACCGGTTTGGATATTCTCGAACACGGAAACGAGGCGTATCCGATTTCTAAGTGA
- a CDS encoding LIC11874 family lipoprotein, protein MSHFCGRVSKFFLLAIVFFLVSNCFDYEETLTINHDFSGTLEVSYVVPTRRNSDESLIKFLPTQKDEILGRLNKGFFSKNVSLKDYTYQKIVTPETDPSLFREKGKVYYKVEFQDLSQIEDAMLGKVQIRKKGNTIYVKREIPTISRAPETLKKDGEKKIYSETLRLLRTSSILFKVNFPIASVCRSNRGDVNLGKLSYRLPLAETIEKTGNNSWDYRITVIY, encoded by the coding sequence ATGAGCCACTTCTGCGGCCGAGTTTCCAAATTTTTTCTTTTAGCGATCGTCTTTTTTCTCGTTTCGAACTGCTTCGACTACGAGGAGACTCTCACGATCAATCACGATTTTTCTGGAACATTAGAAGTTTCTTATGTAGTTCCGACCCGCAGAAATTCGGACGAATCCCTTATTAAATTCTTACCCACTCAAAAAGACGAGATTTTGGGAAGATTGAATAAGGGATTTTTTTCCAAAAACGTTTCTCTCAAAGATTACACGTATCAAAAGATCGTAACTCCGGAAACCGATCCGAGTTTGTTCCGAGAAAAAGGAAAGGTCTACTACAAGGTAGAGTTTCAGGATCTTTCTCAGATCGAAGACGCGATGCTCGGTAAGGTTCAGATCCGTAAAAAGGGAAACACGATCTACGTCAAACGCGAAATCCCGACGATCAGCCGCGCGCCCGAAACGTTGAAGAAGGACGGAGAAAAGAAAATTTATTCCGAAACACTTCGATTGCTTCGTACAAGTTCCATTCTTTTTAAGGTGAATTTTCCGATCGCTTCCGTATGCAGATCGAACCGCGGAGATGTGAATCTCGGAAAACTCAGTTATCGTTTGCCGTTAGCGGAAACGATCGAAAAGACCGGGAACAATTCCTGGGATTATAGAATCACCGTAATCTACTGA
- a CDS encoding DUF433 domain-containing protein — MEYKNRLSSDPNIMLGKPVIKGTRITVELVLERLGEGMSIEDVIAATPGITKEDILACLSYSSDVISRESLIAS, encoded by the coding sequence ATGGAATATAAGAATCGATTGAGTTCCGATCCCAACATAATGCTCGGTAAACCGGTTATCAAAGGAACACGGATTACCGTCGAGTTGGTTCTGGAAAGATTGGGAGAAGGAATGTCGATCGAAGACGTAATTGCCGCCACGCCCGGCATAACAAAAGAAGATATTCTCGCTTGTCTTTCCTATTCGAGTGACGTTATTTCCAGAGAAAGTTTGATTGCAAGTTAA
- a CDS encoding acyl-CoA thioesterase — protein MASKISREEFEFFHTLRVRYAESDPQGIVFNANYLVYFDVAITEYFRANGLPYGESVSTHEIDFHVIHTSIDYKAQARFDEKLDIFVKGSYSGVKIFWELAVFREDVLICSGILIYAGVNSKTGNLKRIDPELAGLLKLKAKSDRGLK, from the coding sequence ATGGCTTCTAAAATTTCAAGGGAAGAATTCGAATTTTTTCATACTCTCAGAGTGCGTTATGCGGAATCGGACCCGCAGGGAATCGTATTCAACGCGAATTACCTCGTCTACTTCGACGTCGCGATCACGGAATACTTTCGCGCCAACGGTCTTCCGTATGGAGAATCCGTTTCCACTCACGAAATCGACTTTCACGTCATTCATACTTCGATCGATTACAAGGCTCAGGCGCGTTTCGACGAGAAACTCGATATTTTCGTTAAGGGTTCTTATAGCGGAGTAAAAATTTTTTGGGAACTCGCGGTCTTTCGCGAAGACGTTTTGATCTGTTCGGGGATTTTGATCTATGCGGGCGTGAACTCGAAAACGGGAAATCTAAAAAGAATCGATCCGGAGCTTGCGGGCTTGTTGAAGCTGAAAGCGAAATCGGATCGGGGTTTAAAATGA
- a CDS encoding menaquinone biosynthetic enzyme MqnA/MqnD family protein, translating to MKIGIVKHLNARPLTWGFEQDKKHEIVSDNPAILKDYLLNGEIDLGLISSIECLRNEKILNTYYATGVCAREKVRSILFFKNKREEFPPRLILTDNGSKTSMSLVRVLVHEESGVVPDVKPTDSKLIQEQIENGIGSHMLFGDNALLAKWNPDFYEVKDLAQWWNELTGVGFIFALWASKKILEADDSIFIQSLEYGISHIEEIISHESRLPEPVVREYLTRELHYKVTEEDRKGFLLFGDKCRKLNLL from the coding sequence TTGAAAATAGGAATCGTTAAACACCTAAACGCAAGACCGTTAACCTGGGGATTCGAACAAGATAAAAAACACGAAATCGTTTCGGACAATCCCGCGATACTCAAAGACTATCTTTTAAACGGAGAAATCGATCTCGGTTTGATCTCTTCCATAGAATGTCTTCGCAACGAAAAAATTCTCAACACGTATTACGCGACCGGAGTATGCGCTCGGGAAAAAGTAAGATCCATTCTATTCTTTAAAAACAAAAGGGAAGAATTTCCGCCCCGTTTGATTCTTACGGACAACGGTTCGAAAACGAGCATGTCCTTGGTGAGAGTTCTGGTTCACGAAGAAAGCGGAGTTGTACCGGACGTGAAGCCCACGGATTCGAAACTGATTCAGGAACAAATCGAAAACGGAATCGGATCTCATATGCTTTTCGGCGACAATGCGTTGCTCGCAAAATGGAATCCCGATTTTTACGAGGTCAAGGATCTCGCGCAATGGTGGAACGAACTTACCGGTGTAGGATTTATCTTCGCGCTTTGGGCGAGTAAAAAAATATTGGAAGCGGATGATTCCATTTTCATTCAATCTTTGGAATATGGAATTTCTCATATAGAGGAAATCATTTCGCACGAATCGAGACTTCCGGAACCCGTGGTCCGAGAATATCTCACCCGCGAACTTCACTACAAAGTCACCGAAGAGGATCGCAAAGGTTTTTTACTCTTCGGTGATAAATGCAGAAAATTGAATCTTTTATAG
- a CDS encoding STAS domain-containing protein translates to MDFSQIEVISSVALGILVGFTNRVRGLGIEVEVENVSPRLKQILRLVSLDRVFGSI, encoded by the coding sequence TTGGATTTCTCCCAAATCGAAGTGATCTCCTCGGTCGCTCTCGGGATTCTGGTGGGATTTACCAATCGTGTTCGCGGTCTGGGAATCGAAGTGGAGGTGGAAAACGTTTCTCCTCGCCTGAAACAAATCCTTAGACTTGTATCTCTTGACAGAGTATTCGGCTCTATATAA
- a CDS encoding CheR family methyltransferase, producing MTESQFGMTSISDEEFQFIKSLMYKETGIFLADHKKIMVQSRLNGRARHFGLKTVSEYIGRLRADHGFFNSELTELINRITTNKTDFYRENHHFEFLKSTFFPSVEEKAAKSGKKILRIWSSACSTGEEPYTIAMTCLEYFAFKSGWDIKIYASDIDTNVINTAKEGIYREDRLQPVDDKLKNKYFIKHKDPERGELSYEAKPELKALIDFRKVNLLETPYPIPEKMDCVFCRNVIIYFDKQTQKKIFENFEKVLKDRGLLVIGHSETLFGISESYKFLGHTIYQKKPVI from the coding sequence ATGACAGAAAGCCAATTCGGGATGACATCGATTTCCGACGAGGAATTTCAATTTATCAAATCCCTCATGTATAAAGAAACCGGGATATTTCTCGCGGATCATAAGAAGATTATGGTTCAATCCAGACTCAACGGAAGGGCGAGGCATTTCGGTTTAAAAACCGTATCCGAATACATCGGAAGGTTGCGCGCCGATCACGGATTTTTCAACAGCGAACTTACGGAACTCATCAATCGAATCACCACGAACAAAACGGATTTCTATCGCGAGAATCATCACTTCGAATTTTTAAAAAGTACATTCTTTCCTTCGGTCGAAGAAAAGGCCGCGAAGAGCGGAAAGAAAATCCTGAGAATTTGGTCCAGCGCCTGTTCGACCGGAGAAGAACCTTATACGATCGCGATGACTTGTCTCGAATATTTCGCGTTCAAATCGGGATGGGATATTAAGATTTATGCATCCGATATCGACACGAACGTGATCAACACCGCTAAGGAAGGAATCTATCGCGAGGATCGTCTTCAACCCGTGGACGACAAACTCAAAAATAAATATTTTATCAAACACAAGGATCCGGAAAGGGGAGAATTGTCGTACGAGGCAAAACCGGAACTGAAAGCGCTGATCGATTTTAGAAAAGTGAATCTTTTGGAAACTCCATATCCGATTCCTGAGAAAATGGACTGTGTGTTTTGTAGAAACGTAATTATCTATTTCGATAAACAGACTCAGAAAAAAATATTCGAGAATTTTGAGAAGGTCTTAAAGGATCGCGGTCTTCTTGTGATCGGTCATTCGGAAACCTTGTTCGGAATTTCGGAAAGTTATAAGTTCCTCGGTCATACGATTTATCAGAAAAAACCGGTGATCTAA
- a CDS encoding HIT family protein, which produces MEESNSTQWDEPRKNLFSIHKLDYARGKRPEVDCILCGICRKDPDVPNLTVSETPLTIVSVNLYPYNPGHLIIFPKRHILSYEELTQEEALEIHEGTVKAISILKKLWNVQGFNVGYNLGKNSGGSIPHIHAHIVPRFPNEAGFLDVLANSRIVIYEPYEMQKEWIRIWEEFK; this is translated from the coding sequence ATGGAAGAATCGAATTCTACGCAATGGGACGAACCTAGGAAAAATCTTTTTTCAATTCATAAGTTGGATTATGCGAGAGGGAAAAGACCCGAAGTGGATTGTATCCTTTGCGGAATTTGTAGAAAGGATCCGGACGTTCCCAATCTCACCGTTTCGGAAACTCCTCTTACGATCGTTTCGGTGAATCTTTATCCATACAATCCGGGACATTTGATCATCTTTCCGAAACGTCATATTCTTTCCTACGAGGAACTCACGCAAGAAGAGGCTCTGGAAATTCACGAAGGAACCGTGAAGGCGATTTCGATTCTTAAAAAACTTTGGAACGTTCAGGGTTTCAACGTCGGTTATAACTTGGGAAAAAATTCCGGCGGTTCGATTCCTCATATCCACGCGCATATCGTTCCGAGATTCCCGAACGAAGCCGGCTTCTTAGACGTATTAGCAAATTCAAGAATTGTAATCTACGAACCCTACGAAATGCAGAAAGAATGGATTCGTATCTGGGAAGAATTTAAGTGA
- the rsmH gene encoding 16S rRNA (cytosine(1402)-N(4))-methyltransferase RsmH: MEPVHYSVQGNDILRIFAENFSKDDSVLFLDGTAGEGGHSLLFLKEFPKSKVILCDRDPVMLSRARARLADFEERVIPIETNFSDIDSNLLNKHGIAEAPQGILLDLGISTFHLFHSGRGFSFREAEPLDMRLTPDGGLSAEDVINTYSKDRLMQIFYTYGEERWSKKIAEVIVERRKQNSISYTSELADLISKIIPRKFWPPGRHPATRIFQALRIEVNQELAHIERGLDSLLNLLRMGGVIQVISFHSLEDRIVKNSLRDYAKQNGFELLTKKPILPSEEETRENPASRSAKLRVLRKTKSVDKKYRKEDFEEEEE, from the coding sequence TTGGAACCGGTTCATTATTCAGTTCAAGGAAACGATATTCTTCGAATATTTGCGGAGAATTTTTCCAAAGACGATTCCGTTTTATTCTTAGATGGAACCGCGGGAGAAGGCGGGCACAGCCTTCTCTTCTTAAAAGAATTTCCCAAATCCAAAGTTATACTCTGCGATCGGGATCCGGTCATGTTGTCCAGGGCTCGTGCAAGGCTCGCAGATTTCGAGGAAAGAGTGATTCCGATCGAAACGAATTTTTCGGACATCGATTCGAATCTTTTAAACAAACACGGAATCGCAGAAGCGCCCCAGGGAATTCTTTTGGATCTGGGGATTTCCACGTTTCATCTTTTTCATTCGGGAAGGGGATTCAGTTTTCGCGAAGCCGAACCGCTCGACATGAGGCTTACACCGGACGGCGGTTTGAGCGCCGAAGACGTAATCAACACGTATTCCAAAGATAGATTGATGCAGATCTTTTATACGTACGGAGAAGAACGTTGGTCCAAGAAGATCGCCGAGGTCATCGTAGAAAGAAGAAAACAAAATTCGATTTCTTATACTTCGGAGCTCGCCGATCTGATTTCCAAAATCATACCGCGCAAGTTTTGGCCCCCCGGAAGACATCCCGCGACTCGAATCTTTCAAGCGCTTCGTATCGAAGTCAATCAGGAGTTGGCTCATATCGAAAGAGGGCTCGATTCTCTTTTGAATCTTTTGCGTATGGGTGGAGTGATTCAAGTCATCTCCTTTCATTCTCTCGAAGATAGAATCGTAAAAAATTCTTTGCGAGACTATGCGAAACAAAACGGGTTCGAACTTCTCACCAAAAAACCGATTCTTCCCTCCGAAGAGGAAACAAGGGAGAATCCCGCTTCTCGTTCCGCAAAATTGAGAGTGCTTAGAAAAACGAAATCGGTCGATAAAAAATATAGAAAGGAAGATTTCGAGGAAGAGGAAGAATAG
- a CDS encoding UDP-N-acetylmuramoyl-L-alanyl-D-glutamate--2,6-diaminopimelate ligase: MKLTSLLHKFPELKIGSIPSGKNPDTIEVDYIQSDSRRANESDIFCVADSIGLKTEEFITNTKASLILLSEDTKNAVDNDAGTNSNLQNETSTATAGSNDSTSSFKISSSKTVLKCKGDPEQLQGQIASFLLGDPSKDLEIVAVTGTNGKTSLTNILYTLAKDQGKNCGLIGTIGVKFGDRLIDTGYTTPDASSLNLILKQMKDAGVTTVFMEASSHGLKLGRMNGISIRAGVFTNLTQDHLDFHSDMNDYFESKFRLFEILDKSKSPFAVLDYASPGGRDLYEKILNKLPALSVSALDGPSKEWAVDDLSLTLQGTSYSLGLSSGVSAGNKRNVRTNLLGSFNVRNTALAFITGAGLGLNEEKMLSSLEKIPQIPGRFQIVYNKDRSRMAVVDYAHTPDALENIIRSVRDSRPKRLITLFGCGGDRDRTKRPKMARIAEELSDQVILTSDNPRTEQPEAILDEIQTGFSQGFKPLLREVDRARAIAEGVAGLPEGGCLLVAGKGHEEYQIIGKEKRRFSDVEEVQKAFGLF; the protein is encoded by the coding sequence ATGAAGTTAACCAGCCTTCTCCATAAATTTCCAGAACTCAAAATCGGATCTATTCCTTCGGGTAAGAATCCGGACACGATCGAGGTGGATTATATCCAATCCGATTCGAGAAGGGCGAACGAATCCGACATATTCTGCGTCGCCGATTCGATCGGCTTGAAAACGGAAGAATTTATAACGAACACAAAGGCTTCTTTGATTTTGTTAAGCGAAGACACGAAAAACGCCGTCGACAACGACGCGGGTACGAATTCGAACTTGCAAAATGAAACTTCGACTGCGACCGCAGGTTCGAACGATTCCACTTCGTCCTTTAAGATTTCTTCTTCCAAAACCGTTTTGAAATGCAAAGGCGATCCAGAACAACTCCAAGGTCAAATCGCATCCTTTCTGTTAGGTGATCCTTCCAAGGACTTGGAAATCGTCGCAGTCACTGGAACGAACGGAAAAACGTCGCTTACAAATATTCTTTATACGCTCGCAAAAGATCAGGGAAAAAACTGCGGACTCATCGGAACGATCGGAGTCAAGTTCGGAGACCGGTTGATCGACACGGGTTATACTACGCCGGACGCTTCCTCCTTAAATCTGATTCTAAAACAGATGAAAGACGCGGGTGTAACCACCGTTTTTATGGAAGCGAGTTCCCACGGACTCAAACTCGGAAGAATGAACGGGATTTCGATCCGCGCGGGAGTGTTCACCAATCTCACTCAGGATCATCTCGACTTTCATTCCGATATGAACGATTACTTCGAGAGCAAGTTCCGTTTGTTCGAAATTCTGGACAAATCCAAATCCCCGTTTGCGGTTTTGGATTACGCTTCTCCGGGCGGCCGGGATCTATATGAGAAAATTCTAAACAAGTTACCGGCTTTGTCCGTAAGCGCGTTAGACGGTCCTTCGAAAGAATGGGCTGTCGACGATCTTTCTCTGACGTTGCAGGGAACTTCTTATTCACTCGGGCTTTCTTCGGGGGTTTCCGCGGGAAACAAACGAAACGTTCGCACCAATCTTTTGGGTTCGTTTAACGTGCGTAATACGGCTCTCGCATTTATCACGGGCGCAGGTTTGGGGCTGAACGAGGAGAAGATGCTTTCTTCCTTGGAGAAAATTCCCCAGATCCCGGGAAGATTTCAGATCGTGTACAACAAGGATCGTTCTCGGATGGCGGTCGTGGATTACGCGCATACTCCGGACGCCCTCGAAAATATAATTCGAAGTGTGAGGGATTCGCGCCCGAAACGTCTGATCACCTTGTTCGGATGCGGGGGAGATCGGGACAGAACCAAACGTCCTAAGATGGCGCGTATCGCGGAGGAACTTTCGGATCAGGTCATTCTCACCTCGGACAACCCGAGAACCGAACAACCCGAAGCGATCTTGGACGAGATTCAAACCGGGTTTTCTCAGGGTTTTAAGCCGCTTTTACGCGAAGTCGATCGCGCGCGTGCGATCGCCGAGGGAGTTGCGGGTTTGCCGGAAGGCGGTTGTCTTCTTGTGGCGGGAAAAGGACACGAAGAATATCAGATCATCGGTAAGGAAAAACGTCGTTTCAGCGATGTGGAAGAAGTTCAAAAAGCGTTCGGCCTTTTTTAA
- the mraY gene encoding phospho-N-acetylmuramoyl-pentapeptide-transferase, whose protein sequence is MFYYLYDLYFNHLDSLRIFSYVTFRALMAGLTSMLVTFWLGHKVIDFLYGLKFRESVRDDGPKSHEAKKGTPTMGGLLIIGSLLFSVLLWGNLKNLNVLMLAGFSLCFSALGFADDYMKSVKKIKGGMRARTKFVLSILISLAFCILFFYYTGLTPFGHSGKIPFHLTDLFFPFVKGPVIALGVLAIPFSIIVIIGSSHAVNLTDGLDGLATGTVAIAVVTLGIIAYFSGTPIVANYLNIPYLPGAHEYSVFLSALAGALLGFLWFNAHPAQVFMGDTGSLFLGATLGMVVILLKKEILLLILGAIFVSEALSVILQVGSFKLTGKRIFKMAPLHHHFELGGVKETKIVIRFWIIAVILAIISLSTLKIQ, encoded by the coding sequence ATGTTTTATTATCTCTACGATCTTTACTTCAATCACTTGGATTCTCTTCGGATTTTCAGCTATGTTACCTTTCGCGCGTTGATGGCGGGTTTGACTTCCATGCTCGTTACGTTTTGGCTCGGACATAAGGTCATCGACTTTTTATACGGTTTGAAGTTCAGGGAATCGGTTCGGGACGACGGTCCTAAATCCCACGAAGCGAAGAAGGGAACGCCGACGATGGGCGGTCTTTTGATCATCGGTTCGCTTTTGTTTTCGGTTTTGCTCTGGGGTAATTTAAAGAATTTGAATGTTCTTATGCTCGCCGGATTTTCTCTTTGTTTTTCCGCCTTGGGTTTTGCGGACGATTATATGAAGTCCGTCAAAAAGATCAAGGGGGGGATGCGCGCGAGAACCAAGTTCGTTCTTTCGATTCTGATTTCTCTGGCTTTTTGTATATTATTCTTTTATTATACGGGTTTGACCCCGTTCGGACATTCCGGTAAAATTCCCTTTCATCTGACGGATTTGTTTTTCCCGTTCGTAAAAGGTCCCGTGATCGCGTTAGGCGTTCTTGCGATTCCTTTTTCCATCATCGTTATCATCGGTTCTTCGCACGCCGTAAATCTTACGGACGGTTTGGACGGACTCGCGACCGGAACCGTCGCGATCGCCGTGGTAACTCTCGGGATCATCGCGTATTTTTCCGGAACTCCGATCGTCGCGAATTATTTAAACATTCCGTATCTTCCCGGCGCTCACGAATATTCCGTTTTTCTTTCGGCTCTTGCGGGAGCTCTTTTGGGTTTTCTTTGGTTCAACGCGCATCCGGCTCAGGTGTTTATGGGTGATACGGGATCTCTCTTTTTGGGAGCGACTCTCGGGATGGTCGTCATTCTTTTGAAAAAGGAAATTCTACTTTTGATCTTGGGAGCGATCTTCGTAAGCGAGGCTCTTTCCGTGATCCTTCAAGTCGGTTCGTTTAAACTCACGGGCAAACGGATTTTTAAGATGGCGCCTTTGCATCATCACTTCGAGTTGGGCGGCGTGAAAGAAACCAAGATCGTGATCCGTTTTTGGATCATCGCGGTCATTCTTGCGATCATCTCCTTATCCACATTGAAAATTCAATGA
- a CDS encoding FtsW/RodA/SpoVE family cell cycle protein, which yields MIDFLARKWREVWLPGKNSLDVLLILTIFILLFLGLCVMYSSSSITAWREFKDSEYFLKKQAIWSCIGLVFFFFFSAFPYQKLEKLALVGMIVAIGLLILVFIPGVGKSVSTYYGRNFHRWIAIGPYQLQPSEMAKVAVLIYLASLFQKLKLESSPDYKKLLIPTALLLTVIVLILVEPAFGTTLEILFVILGFIFLFGFPFRNLLVVGIVSLPLIYILIDRVGYRKKRVEVWLDPYRYRFDEGHQLVTSFRAFLDGGWFGNKLASGYAHRYLTYSHTDFVLATFVEDFGFLGFATFIFLIILLLFRSFYLVQKVKDPFGFYLGAGILIILGTQFIINMFVVTGIFPITGISLPFVSYGGSSILIVLISLGILVNITRKENLGL from the coding sequence ATGATCGATTTTCTCGCAAGAAAGTGGAGGGAGGTCTGGCTTCCGGGGAAGAATTCTCTGGATGTCCTTTTGATTCTTACGATCTTCATTCTTCTCTTCTTGGGACTTTGTGTGATGTATTCCTCTTCGAGCATAACGGCTTGGAGAGAATTTAAGGATTCCGAATACTTTCTAAAAAAACAGGCGATCTGGAGTTGTATCGGGCTCGTATTCTTCTTTTTCTTTTCCGCGTTTCCGTATCAGAAGCTCGAAAAACTCGCGTTAGTCGGAATGATCGTCGCAATCGGTCTTTTGATTTTGGTTTTTATTCCCGGAGTCGGTAAGTCGGTTTCCACGTATTACGGACGGAACTTTCATAGATGGATTGCGATCGGTCCGTATCAGTTGCAACCTTCCGAGATGGCGAAGGTCGCGGTTCTGATTTATCTCGCGTCCCTCTTTCAAAAGTTGAAGTTGGAATCCTCTCCCGATTACAAAAAACTTTTGATTCCCACGGCGCTTTTGTTGACGGTCATCGTTTTGATTCTTGTCGAACCCGCGTTTGGAACCACTCTTGAAATTCTGTTCGTCATTTTGGGTTTTATCTTTTTATTCGGATTTCCGTTTCGAAACCTACTCGTTGTGGGGATCGTTTCGCTTCCGTTGATCTACATTCTGATCGATCGTGTGGGTTATCGGAAAAAACGCGTGGAAGTCTGGCTCGATCCGTATCGGTATCGTTTCGACGAAGGACATCAGCTCGTAACGTCGTTTCGCGCGTTTCTGGACGGAGGTTGGTTCGGAAATAAATTGGCCTCGGGTTACGCACATAGATATCTAACATACAGTCATACGGACTTCGTATTAGCCACGTTTGTCGAAGATTTCGGCTTTCTCGGGTTCGCGACTTTTATTTTTCTCATAATTCTTTTGTTATTCCGAAGTTTTTATCTCGTCCAAAAGGTCAAAGATCCGTTCGGATTTTATTTGGGAGCGGGAATCCTGATCATCTTAGGAACGCAGTTCATCATCAACATGTTCGTCGTGACCGGAATTTTTCCGATCACCGGGATCAGTTTGCCGTTCGTGAGTTACGGAGGATCTTCCATTCTCATCGTGTTGATTTCTCTTGGAATTCTTGTCAATATTACGCGAAAGGAAAACCTGGGTCTATGA